The sequence below is a genomic window from Streptomyces sp. V1I1.
CTGCTGAGCCGCGCGGCGGTACGGGAGGGGTCGGCGGCGAGCGAGTGAACAGCCGGTCGCGACGGGGCGGGTCGTGACGGGCGGGTCGTCGGCGGTCGTGTCTGCCGTGCCGGGCACCCGCCGTGGCACGGTGCCGCCGCGCCGACTGCGGTCCCGCGCGGTCGGACTGGCCTCAAGCCGGCTTCAGCGCGCGGTGAGACGGAAACTCATCCGGCCGAAGCCCACCATGTCCCCGTCGTGCACGACGACCGAGTCGGTGACCCGCCGCCCGTTGACAGTCGTGCCGTTGGTCGAGCCGAGGTCGCGCAGGATCCACAGGCTGCCCTGCCTGCTCAGTTCGGCGTGCAGTCGCGAGACCGTGTCATGGCTGAGCCGCAGTCCGTTGGCCGGGTCACGACCTATCCGCAGGGGGTACGGGCCGGGTTCGGGCAGCAGAAGCGGCGGCAGTTTCTCGGCCTGCCAGGCCCTGCGCAGCCGTACGGAGAAAGCGGACACGCGGCCCACCGCGGCGTACAGCCGCCGCGACCAGCGGCCCTCGGTGGCGAGGTCGGCGGTGAGCGCCTGGAGTTCGTCGGGCCGGC
It includes:
- a CDS encoding DUF1707 and FHA domain-containing protein; translated protein: MTSSYEFHTYPARLSDAERDRVLGVLREGAAQGKLSHDTFMRRMELALVARRPDELQALTADLATEGRWSRRLYAAVGRVSAFSVRLRRAWQAEKLPPLLLPEPGPYPLRIGRDPANGLRLSHDTVSRLHAELSRQGSLWILRDLGSTNGTTVNGRRVTDSVVVHDGDMVGFGRMSFRLTAR